A genome region from Sphingomonas sp. BGYR3 includes the following:
- a CDS encoding Xaa-Pro peptidase family protein, with amino-acid sequence MRLTRRALIGTAALAPLGFSAVARAMEPDLSALSPITGGARPIGALERRARLSRAQSLMKAAGIGAVLIEPGASLVYFTGVRWGRSERLTAAVLPVEGDPLIVTPFFEEPSVRETLGITADVRVWQEHEDPLALVAGWLRERRLAGRRIGIEETARYFAVDGLARALGDARLIVSANPVVRGCRMIKTPAEIALMQAASDVTMAAYRWTHPRIDAGMSPRDIAAMMSAATVKLGGEVAFNLILLGEASAYPHGTRKPQRVTPGEVVLMDCGAVVHDYESDISRTFVHGTPTPEQRKVWGEMRRGQDVALAAARIGAPAGSVDDAVRAYYASLGYGPDYKLPGLSHRTGHGIGMDGHEPINLVRGESTPLAPGMCFSNEPGIYLPGKFGIRLEDCFHMTGTGPKWFSQPARSIDDPVG; translated from the coding sequence ATGAGGCTGACCCGACGCGCGCTGATCGGCACGGCCGCACTCGCCCCCCTGGGGTTCAGCGCGGTTGCCCGGGCGATGGAGCCGGACCTGTCGGCACTGTCGCCCATTACCGGCGGGGCCCGGCCCATCGGCGCGCTTGAGCGCCGCGCCCGCCTGTCCCGCGCGCAATCGCTGATGAAGGCCGCGGGCATCGGCGCGGTGCTGATCGAACCGGGCGCCAGCCTGGTCTACTTCACCGGCGTCCGCTGGGGGCGCAGCGAACGGCTGACCGCCGCCGTCCTGCCGGTGGAGGGCGATCCCCTGATCGTTACTCCGTTTTTCGAGGAACCGTCGGTCCGCGAAACGCTGGGCATCACGGCCGATGTGCGGGTCTGGCAGGAGCATGAGGATCCGCTGGCCCTGGTCGCTGGCTGGCTGCGCGAACGCCGCCTTGCCGGCCGCCGGATCGGTATCGAGGAAACCGCCCGCTATTTCGCGGTCGACGGCCTTGCCCGCGCGCTGGGCGATGCGCGCCTGATCGTGTCCGCCAATCCGGTCGTGCGCGGTTGCCGCATGATCAAGACGCCCGCCGAAATCGCGCTGATGCAGGCCGCGTCCGACGTCACCATGGCCGCCTATCGCTGGACGCATCCGCGGATCGATGCGGGCATGTCCCCACGCGACATCGCCGCGATGATGAGCGCCGCGACGGTCAAACTGGGCGGCGAAGTCGCCTTCAACCTCATCCTGCTGGGTGAGGCATCGGCCTATCCCCACGGCACGCGAAAGCCGCAGCGGGTGACGCCGGGTGAGGTGGTGCTGATGGACTGCGGCGCCGTGGTCCATGACTATGAAAGCGATATCAGCCGCACCTTCGTCCACGGCACGCCGACCCCGGAACAGCGCAAGGTGTGGGGCGAAATGCGCCGGGGACAGGACGTGGCCCTGGCCGCCGCCCGCATCGGTGCGCCCGCGGGCAGCGTGGATGACGCCGTCCGCGCCTATTACGCCTCGCTCGGCTATGGCCCGGATTACAAACTGCCCGGCCTGTCGCACCGCACCGGCCACGGCATCGGCATGGACGGGCATGAGCCGATCAACCTCGTTCGCGGCGAATCGACGCCGCTCGCGCCCGGCATGTGCTTTTCCAACGAACCGGGCATCTACCTGCCCGGCAAGTTCGGCATCCGGCTGGAGGATTGCTTCCACATGACCGGCACCGGCCCGAAATGGTTCAGCCAGCCGGCCCGCTCGATCGACGACCCGGTGGGATGA
- a CDS encoding dicarboxylate/amino acid:cation symporter, with protein MTTATVTGEGGRGLSLQWQMGIGFAAGLLIGLAVHYGAGDAAWVKTLTTYVTAPLGQLFLRLLFMLVIPLLFSALVVGIAEMGEIRSLRRIGLKTLGWTIVASTIAVIVSLVLVNLLQPGSGVDPDVARQMLADGKGAAGSILERTATTPSGMDALLAIVPTNIVTAMANNDILAVMFFALFFGIGLVLVDRPETESIKRAMQGLFEISMRLIGVVIRLAPIAVFCFMFNLAALFGWDLLVRLSAYVGVVVLALGVQMFVIFPALLMIVAKRSPIQFFRDVQEAMVMAFSTASSNASLPTALRVADEKLKLPAKVGRFVLTIGATANQNGTAMFEGVTVIFLAQFFGVDLSLWQQVTVMLICILGGIGTAGVPAGSLPVVALILGMVGVPPEGIGLVLGVDRFLDMCRTTLNVTGDLALATLVASGEDGADEPLPA; from the coding sequence ATGACGACAGCGACGGTAACGGGCGAGGGGGGGCGCGGCCTGTCGCTGCAATGGCAGATGGGCATCGGCTTTGCCGCGGGCCTGCTGATCGGTCTGGCGGTGCATTACGGCGCGGGCGATGCGGCCTGGGTCAAGACGCTGACCACCTATGTCACCGCGCCGCTGGGCCAGCTGTTCCTGCGCCTGTTGTTCATGCTGGTCATCCCGCTGCTGTTCTCGGCGCTGGTCGTCGGCATCGCGGAAATGGGCGAAATCCGCTCGCTGCGCCGCATCGGCCTCAAAACGCTGGGCTGGACCATCGTCGCATCGACCATCGCCGTCATCGTCAGCCTGGTGCTGGTCAATCTGTTGCAACCGGGCAGCGGCGTCGATCCCGACGTCGCGCGCCAGATGCTGGCCGATGGCAAGGGCGCGGCCGGATCGATCCTGGAACGCACCGCCACGACGCCCAGCGGCATGGACGCGCTGCTCGCCATCGTGCCGACCAACATCGTCACCGCCATGGCGAACAACGACATCCTGGCCGTGATGTTCTTTGCCCTGTTCTTCGGCATCGGGCTGGTGCTGGTCGACCGGCCGGAAACGGAATCGATCAAGCGCGCGATGCAGGGCCTGTTCGAAATCTCCATGCGCCTGATCGGCGTCGTCATCCGTCTGGCCCCGATTGCGGTATTCTGCTTCATGTTCAATCTGGCCGCGCTGTTCGGATGGGACCTGCTCGTTCGCCTGTCCGCCTATGTCGGCGTGGTCGTGCTGGCGCTCGGCGTCCAGATGTTCGTCATCTTTCCCGCGCTGCTGATGATCGTCGCCAAACGCTCGCCCATTCAGTTCTTCCGCGATGTGCAGGAAGCGATGGTGATGGCCTTTTCCACCGCCAGTTCGAACGCCAGCCTGCCGACGGCGCTGCGCGTGGCGGATGAAAAGCTGAAACTGCCGGCAAAGGTCGGACGTTTCGTCCTCACCATCGGGGCCACCGCGAACCAGAACGGCACGGCCATGTTCGAAGGGGTGACGGTCATCTTCCTGGCGCAGTTCTTCGGCGTCGATCTGTCGCTGTGGCAACAGGTGACGGTGATGCTGATCTGCATCCTGGGCGGCATCGGCACGGCGGGCGTCCCTGCCGGATCGCTGCCGGTCGTCGCCCTGATCCTCGGCATGGTCGGTGTCCCGCCGGAGGGGATCGGCCTGGTCCTTGGCGTCGACCGGTTCCTCGACATGTGCCGCACGACGCTGAACGTCACCGGCGACCTCGCGCTCGCCACCCTGGTCGCGTCGGGGGAGGACGGCGCGGACGAGCCGCTGCCCGCATGA
- a CDS encoding glutathione S-transferase has product MTLRVHHLENSRSQRILWMLEELGLPYEVIRYQRDKVTMLAPPELKRVHPLGKSPVIEDHGRVVAETGAIIDYLVHHADGRLGPPSHRDDALRWTFFMHYAEGSLMPPLLVKLVLSKVPLLGGIAQKKLQPMIDVHLDYVEAELASRPWFAGQSFTAADIMMSFPLEAARSRAGLDGRYPATTAWLDTIHARPAYQAALAAGGPYAYA; this is encoded by the coding sequence ATGACCCTTCGCGTCCATCACCTCGAAAACTCCCGGTCGCAGCGCATCCTGTGGATGCTCGAGGAACTTGGCCTGCCCTATGAGGTGATCCGCTATCAGCGGGATAAGGTCACGATGCTCGCCCCGCCGGAGCTGAAGCGGGTTCATCCGCTCGGCAAGTCGCCGGTGATCGAGGATCATGGCCGCGTCGTTGCGGAAACCGGCGCGATCATCGACTATCTGGTCCATCATGCCGATGGCCGCCTTGGCCCGCCGTCGCACCGCGACGATGCCCTGCGCTGGACGTTTTTCATGCACTATGCCGAAGGGTCGCTGATGCCGCCGCTGCTGGTCAAGCTGGTGCTGTCCAAGGTGCCGTTGCTCGGCGGCATCGCGCAGAAAAAGCTTCAGCCGATGATCGACGTCCATCTCGATTATGTCGAGGCGGAACTTGCCAGCCGCCCGTGGTTCGCCGGCCAGTCCTTTACCGCCGCCGACATCATGATGAGCTTCCCGCTGGAGGCCGCCCGGTCCCGCGCCGGGCTGGACGGCCGCTACCCCGCGACCACCGCCTGGCTCGACACCATCCACGCCCGCCCCGCCTATCAGGCCGCGCTCGCCGCCGGCGGCCCCTATGCCTATGCGTGA
- the recA gene encoding recombinase RecA, protein MAAKLKVIDTDMATSTDRQKALDAALAQIDRAFGKGSAMKLGQKETMQVEAISTGSLGLDIALGVGGLPRGRVIEVYGPESSGKTTLALHVIAEAQKAGGTAAFVDAEHALDPVYAKKLGVNIDELIVSQPDTGEQALEITDTLVRSNAIDVLVVDSVAALVPRAEIEGEMGDSHVGLQARLMSQSLRKLTGSISRSRCMVIFINQLRMKIGVMYGNPETTTGGNALKFYASVRLDIRRTGQIKDRDDIIGNATRVKVVKNKVAPPFKQVEFDIMYGEGISKIGEILDLGVKAGLVEKSGAWFSYDSVRIGQGRENAKTFLKENTELCAKLEAAIRARTEKVAEEMMTGPDAEDDVDDM, encoded by the coding sequence ATGGCCGCGAAACTGAAGGTGATCGACACCGATATGGCGACTTCCACGGATCGGCAAAAGGCGCTCGACGCCGCCCTGGCGCAGATTGACCGCGCGTTCGGCAAGGGCTCGGCGATGAAGCTGGGGCAAAAGGAAACGATGCAGGTGGAGGCGATCTCCACCGGCTCGCTCGGCCTCGATATCGCGCTTGGCGTCGGCGGCCTGCCGCGCGGCCGCGTGATCGAGGTGTATGGCCCGGAAAGCTCGGGCAAGACCACGCTTGCCCTGCATGTGATTGCTGAGGCGCAGAAGGCGGGCGGCACCGCTGCCTTCGTCGATGCCGAACACGCGCTCGATCCCGTCTATGCCAAGAAACTGGGCGTCAACATCGACGAACTGATCGTGTCTCAGCCGGATACCGGCGAACAGGCGCTGGAAATCACCGACACGCTGGTCCGGTCGAACGCGATCGACGTGCTGGTGGTCGATTCGGTCGCCGCGCTGGTGCCGCGTGCGGAAATCGAGGGTGAGATGGGCGACAGCCATGTCGGCCTTCAGGCCCGCCTGATGAGCCAGAGCCTGCGCAAGCTGACCGGTTCGATCAGCCGCTCGCGCTGCATGGTGATCTTCATCAATCAGCTGCGCATGAAAATCGGCGTGATGTACGGCAACCCGGAAACCACGACCGGCGGCAACGCGCTGAAATTCTACGCCTCGGTCCGGCTCGACATCCGCCGCACCGGCCAGATCAAGGACCGCGACGACATCATCGGCAACGCCACGCGGGTCAAGGTGGTGAAGAACAAGGTCGCTCCGCCGTTCAAGCAGGTCGAATTCGACATCATGTATGGCGAGGGCATCTCGAAGATCGGCGAGATCCTGGACCTGGGGGTCAAGGCCGGCCTGGTCGAAAAATCGGGTGCCTGGTTCAGCTATGACAGCGTCCGCATCGGTCAGGGCCGCGAAAACGCCAAGACCTTCCTCAAGGAAAATACCGAACTGTGCGCCAAGCTGGAAGCAGCGATCCGTGCGCGCACGGAAAAGGTGGCCGAGGAGATGATGACCGGCCCCGATGCCGAGGATGATGTCGACGACATGTAA
- a CDS encoding response regulator produces the protein MTVSPARILVVEDEPLIAMMIEDFLDLLGHSMAGQADSVDQALAMVDARGFDAAIVDVNLRGGEQSWPVSDALAAANIPFALATGSGGDDIRAEHHGRPILAKPFTLDQVERTLAQLIG, from the coding sequence ATGACCGTTTCGCCTGCCCGTATCCTTGTTGTTGAGGACGAGCCACTGATCGCCATGATGATCGAGGATTTTCTCGACCTGCTCGGCCACAGCATGGCCGGACAGGCGGACAGCGTCGATCAGGCGCTGGCCATGGTCGATGCGCGCGGGTTCGATGCGGCGATTGTCGACGTCAATCTGCGCGGCGGCGAACAGTCCTGGCCCGTGTCCGATGCGCTGGCGGCGGCGAACATCCCCTTTGCGCTGGCGACGGGCAGCGGCGGCGACGATATCCGTGCCGAACATCATGGCCGCCCGATCCTCGCCAAACCCTTTACACTGGATCAGGTCGAACGGACGCTGGCGCAGCTGATCGGCTGA
- a CDS encoding ATP-binding protein, with translation MASSPVRSADSLPAPAGPVPAVLAAVAVLVAAGLILWFVRDPRFAAGFAAVALVAVACAALIARRSAAPVSDADAVEPDWAMARALADALDDPAAVTDRAGRLVFVNAAYAERFPALPAPPLMPMNDQDIASLTMAARTAWTGGSGQADDLILDGLPVTARITRGGAQGLIWRFTLSDEATRLSALPDLLSGVLGDRLGRAGVMAVLVQGDGRMVAASRAFRQRALGDAAAPVAGRDMTPLIAPVDDDVSRFRLSREGEGGGLLRFFQVPLDDADHPDDETPILLAMVDEEDRPGPDFTHADAGSWLESMIELLPGGVALLDEQGRLACVNHGFYRATRTTAATRPTWPGDLVVREDKAALADAIHRVARPGSRATDLPVRMRDRPDEPVSLRITSLGTIARGRVMLAFKDTGEEQELKRQVAQAIKMQAVGQLAGGVAHDFNNILTAILGHCDLMLMRHDPGDGDHDDIQQIRSNANRAASLTRQLLAFSRQQTLRPQVLQLPDVISEVSALLKRLLGETVDLVVQHGRGLGPVRADPGQLEQVVVNLAVNARDAMLAKHPNGGGVLRIETLSVTAADIRRRGDGVLPEGDYTALRVSDTGSGIPPEIQAKIFEPFFTTKETGKGTGLGLSTVYGIVKQSGGYIFADSEPGHGSTFTIYLPVHRATAPTARPVRGPSAPAARAEGATAPPDLWGTGTILLVEDEDMVRAVAERALSRQGYTVLTAENGEVAMQMLGDGLRPDLLITDVVMPVMDGPTLVGHVREAFPAMPILFMSGYAEEQARKQITIDNVAFLPKPFSVQQLAQAARDVMTAQ, from the coding sequence ATGGCCAGTTCTCCCGTTCGCTCTGCCGATTCACTGCCCGCGCCGGCCGGTCCCGTACCGGCCGTGCTTGCTGCCGTCGCCGTTCTGGTGGCGGCGGGCCTCATCCTCTGGTTCGTGCGCGATCCGCGCTTTGCCGCCGGCTTTGCTGCGGTCGCCCTTGTTGCAGTTGCCTGTGCCGCCCTGATTGCCCGGCGCAGCGCCGCGCCGGTTTCGGATGCCGATGCGGTCGAACCGGACTGGGCGATGGCCCGTGCGCTGGCCGATGCGCTGGACGATCCGGCGGCCGTCACCGATCGCGCGGGCCGGCTGGTGTTCGTCAACGCCGCCTATGCCGAACGCTTTCCGGCATTGCCCGCACCCCCGCTGATGCCGATGAACGATCAGGACATTGCGAGCCTGACCATGGCGGCGCGCACGGCATGGACGGGCGGGTCGGGACAGGCCGATGACCTGATCCTCGACGGCCTGCCGGTCACGGCGCGGATCACGCGTGGCGGGGCACAGGGGCTGATCTGGCGCTTTACCCTGTCGGATGAGGCGACCCGGCTGTCGGCGCTGCCCGACCTTTTGTCCGGCGTGCTGGGCGACCGGCTGGGGCGGGCGGGGGTGATGGCCGTTCTGGTTCAGGGCGACGGGCGCATGGTCGCCGCATCCCGCGCGTTCCGCCAGCGCGCGCTGGGCGATGCGGCCGCGCCGGTTGCCGGGCGCGACATGACCCCCCTGATCGCGCCGGTCGATGACGATGTCAGCCGTTTTCGCCTGTCGCGAGAGGGGGAGGGGGGCGGTCTGCTGCGCTTCTTTCAGGTGCCGCTGGACGATGCCGATCATCCCGATGACGAAACCCCCATCCTGCTGGCGATGGTGGACGAGGAGGATCGCCCCGGCCCCGATTTCACCCATGCCGATGCCGGATCATGGCTGGAATCGATGATCGAACTGTTGCCGGGCGGCGTCGCGCTGCTCGACGAACAGGGGCGGCTGGCCTGCGTCAATCACGGCTTCTATCGCGCCACGCGCACGACCGCCGCCACGCGGCCAACCTGGCCCGGCGATCTGGTGGTGCGGGAGGACAAGGCCGCGCTTGCCGATGCCATCCACCGCGTTGCCCGGCCGGGGTCGCGGGCGACCGACCTGCCCGTGCGGATGCGCGATCGCCCCGATGAACCCGTATCGCTGCGCATTACCAGCCTGGGCACGATCGCGCGCGGCCGGGTGATGCTCGCGTTCAAGGATACGGGCGAGGAACAGGAACTGAAGCGTCAGGTGGCGCAGGCGATCAAGATGCAGGCGGTGGGTCAGCTCGCCGGCGGCGTCGCGCACGATTTCAACAATATCCTGACCGCAATCCTCGGGCATTGCGACCTCATGCTGATGCGCCACGATCCCGGTGACGGCGATCATGACGATATTCAGCAGATCCGGTCCAACGCCAATCGCGCCGCCAGCCTGACGCGTCAGCTGCTCGCCTTTTCGCGGCAACAGACGCTGCGGCCGCAGGTGCTTCAGCTGCCGGACGTGATTTCGGAGGTGTCGGCCCTGCTCAAACGGCTGCTGGGCGAAACCGTCGATCTGGTGGTTCAGCACGGGCGCGGCCTTGGCCCCGTGCGCGCCGATCCGGGTCAGCTGGAACAGGTGGTCGTCAATCTGGCGGTCAATGCGCGCGATGCCATGCTGGCCAAGCATCCCAATGGCGGCGGCGTGCTGCGCATCGAAACGCTGTCGGTGACGGCCGCCGATATCCGCAGGCGCGGCGACGGCGTGCTGCCAGAGGGCGATTACACCGCCCTGCGCGTGTCCGACACCGGGTCGGGCATCCCGCCGGAGATTCAGGCAAAGATCTTCGAGCCCTTTTTCACGACGAAGGAAACCGGCAAGGGCACGGGCCTCGGCCTGTCCACCGTCTATGGCATCGTCAAACAGTCGGGCGGCTATATCTTTGCCGATTCGGAACCGGGGCACGGATCGACCTTCACCATCTATCTGCCCGTCCACCGCGCCACGGCACCGACGGCCCGGCCCGTCCGCGGCCCGTCCGCGCCCGCCGCGCGGGCAGAGGGGGCCACTGCGCCGCCCGACCTGTGGGGCACCGGCACCATCCTGCTGGTCGAGGATGAGGACATGGTCCGCGCCGTCGCCGAACGCGCGCTGTCGCGTCAGGGCTATACCGTGCTGACCGCCGAAAATGGCGAGGTTGCGATGCAGATGCTGGGCGATGGCCTGCGCCCGGACCTGCTCATCACCGACGTCGTCATGCCGGTGATGGACGGCCCGACCCTGGTTGGCCATGTCCGGGAAGCGTTCCCCGCCATGCCCATCCTGTTCATGTCCGGATATGCCGAGGAACAGGCGCGCAAGCAGATCACGATCGACAATGTGGCATTTTTGCCAAAACCCTTTTCGGTCCAACAACTTGCACAAGCCGCGCGAGACGTTATGACGGCGCAATGA